The sequence TAAGGCAGCATTGCGACTCCTCGTTAGAGTTGAAACCAAAATTCCCGGGCGACGCTGCCACCTCAGGATTAAGCCAGGATTGCGACGCGATTAAAGCAGGAAGCTCACACCCACGCTGAACAGCAAAGCGGCGAACAGCCGTTTCAGCAAGCGTGGCGACAACCGATGCGCCAAACGCGCGCCGATGCGGGCGAAAACCATACTGGTCAGGGCAATGCCCAACAACGCCGGCAAATACACAAAACCGAGACTATGCGGCGGCAACAACGGATCGTGCCAGCCCAGAATCATGAAACTTAATGCACTGACCAAGGCAATCGGCAGACCGCAGGCCGATGACGTTGCCACCGCTTGCTGCATCGGCACGCTGCGCCAGGTCAGGAACGGCACGGTCAACGAGCCGCCACCGACACCAAAAATCGCCGAGGCCCAACCGATGATGCTGCCGGCCACGGTCAGACCGAGTTTACCCGGCACCGTTCGGCTGGCCTTGGGTTTGATGTCCAGCGCCAGTTGCACCGAGATGATCAAGGCAAACACGCCGATGATCTTTTGCAGATGCGGGCCGGAAATCGCTTCAGCGGTCAGCGCACCGAAACCTGCACCGAGCAGAATGCCGACGGCCATCCACATGAAGATCGGCCAGCGCACCGCGCCTCGTCGATGATGCTCACGCACGGCGTTGACCGAGGTGAAGATGATCGTCGCCAGCGACGTGCCGACCGCCAGATGGGTGAGAATCGACTGATCAAAGCCCTGCAAGGTGAAACTGAACACCAGCACCGGGACGATGATGATCCCGCCGCCGACGCCAAACAGTCCGGCCAGCACGCCCGCACAGGCGCCCAGCGCCAGATAGAGCAGAAATTCCATGACCGTCTCCCCAGACCGCATCCCCAAAACCGGAGCGGCATGGTAACGGATGCACACCCTTTGGCTCCACTGGCGATGGATGCACGGACGCCGGATGCGTACAGTGGACAAAAAACACACAAGGACCACCTTATGTGCCTGATTGTTTTCGCCTGGCGCCCGGGCGATGCCCAGCCGCTGATCGTCGCGGCCAACCGTGACGAGTTCTACGCCCGGCCGAGCCTGCCCTTGGCGCAGTGGCCGGAGGCGCCGCATGTGCATGCCGGGCGTGATCTTGAGGCCGGCGGCACCTGGCTGGGGATTGGCGCCAACGGCCGCTTTGCTGCGTTGACCAATATTCGCGATCCGCAGCAGGCGCCAGCGCGCAAGTCACGAGGGGAACTGGTGGCGCGGTTTCTGACCGGCGATGCGTCGATTGATGATTATTTGAGCGATGTGGTCGGGCGTTCGGCGGAATATGCCGGGTTTAATCTGTTGCTCGGCAACAGTCATGAGCTTTGGCACTTCAATGCGCGGTTGTCGGAACCGGTGATGCTGGAATCGGGCGTCTATGGGTTATCCAATGCCGGGCTGGATACGCCGTGGCCGAAGTTGCTCAAGGCCAAGGCTGGGTTGAGTGCGGTGCTGGATGATCCGCAACCGCAGAACTTGCTCGATTTGCTAAGCGATGCCCAGACCGCGCCGGAAGCTGAATTGCCGGATACCGGGGTGGGTCTGGCCACTGAAACATTGCTGTCGAGTGTGTTTATTGCCAGTCAGAGTTACGGGACGCGGGCGAGTACGGCGCTGGTGGTGCAGGCGGATGGGTCGCGGCGGATGGTCGAGCGGAGTTTTGGGCCGTATGGCGGGCATTTGGGCGAGGTGGAGATAAAAGCTTAAAAGCCGACCCTCACCCCAGCCCTCTCCCAAAGGGAGAGGGGGCCGACCGAGGTGTCTTGAGCCATACATCGACCTGAAAGACCGAGTCGATTATGGATTCAACACAGCACCTTCTTGTCCGTGTGAGTCGATTATGGATTCAACACAGCACTTTCAGGTCGGCGTACCTCTGCAGCATCCCCCAATCAGTCCCCTCTCCCTCTGGGAGAGGGTTAGGGTGAGGGGCTTTTGATCTTCAGAGGGCTTTGACCACCGCCGGCGGATGCATCTTCGACAACCCAAGGTTCTTCAGCGCCAATTGCAGCGAGCTGTGGATCACTTGCGGGTTATCAATGGTCATCAACTCGGCCAACAACTCCTGGGCCTTGCTCAGATTGACCTGACGCAACATCCACTTCACCTTCGGCAAGTTGGTGGCGTTCATCGACAAACTGTCGAAACCCATCGCCATCAACAGCACCGCCGCCGCCGGATCACCGGCCATCTCGCCGCAGATACTCACCGGTTTGCCTTCGGCATGGGCATCGCGCACCACGGTCTGCAAAGCTTGCAGCACCGCCGGATGCAGGTAATCGTAAAGATCGGCCACACGCGGGTTGTTACGGTCGACCGCCAGCAAATACTGGGTCAGGTCGTTGGAGCCGACGGACAGAAAATCGACCATCCGCGCCAGTTCCTTGGTCTGATAAACCGCCGCCGGAATCTCGATCATCACGCCAATCGGCGGCATCGGCACGTCGGTGCCTTCGTCGCGCACTTCGCCCCAGGCCCGGTGGATCAGGTGCAGAGCTTCTTCGAGTTCGTGGGTGCCGGAGATCATCGGCAGCAGAATCCGCAGGTTGTTCAGGCCTTCGCTGGCCTTGAGCATTGCGCGGGTCTGCACCAGGAAGATTTCCGGGTGATCGAGGGTGACGCGAATGCCGCGCCAGCCGAGGAACGGGTTGTCTTCCTTGATCGGGAAGTACGACAGCGACTTGTCACCGCCGATGTCGAGGCTGCGCATGGTCACCGGTTGCGGGTGGAACGCGGCGAGCTGCTCGCGGTAGATCGCCAGTTGTTCTTTCTCGCTCGGGAAGCGCTGGTTGATCATGAACGGCACTTCGGTGCGGTACAGGCCGACACCTTCGGCGCCACGCTTCTGCGCCCGCGCCACATCGGCGAGCAAACCGGTGTTGACCCACAGCGGCATGCGGTGGCCGTCAAGGGTCACGCATGGCAGGTCGCGCAGGGTGTCGAGGCCCAGCGCCAGTTGTTTCTCTTCTTCGACGACTTCGGCGAACTGCTTGCGCAGCACTTCGCTCGGGTTGGTGTAGACCTCGCCGCGTGTGCCGTCGACGATCATTTCGATGCCGTCGACCTTGGCGTACGGCAGGTCGACCAGACCCATCACCGTCGGAATGCCCATGGCCCGGGCAAGAATCGCGACGTGGGAGTTACCCGAGCCGAGTACCGAAACCAGACCGACCAGCGTGCCTTCCGGCACCTCGCCGAGCATCGCCGGCGTCAGCTCTTCGCTGACCAGAATGGTCTTTTCCGGGTAGACCAGGTTCTGCTGGCGCTCTTCCTGCAAATAGGCGAGCAGGCGGCGACCGAGGTCTTTGACGTCCGAGGCACGCTCACGCAGGTAGGCGTCGTCCATCAGTTCGAAACGGTTGACGTGTTCCGTGACCACCTGACGCAGCGCGCCCTGGGCCCACTGGCCGGTCTTGATCACGGTGGTGATTTCGCTGCCCAGCGAGGCATCGTCGAGCATCATCAGGTAAACGTCGAACAGCGCGCGCTCTTCCGGGCGCAGTTGGGTCGCGAGCTTGGCGGACAGCGCGCGCATGTCGGCGCGCACGCCTTCGATGGCGGTTTTGAACAGTGCCAGCTCGGCGTTGATGTCGGTGATGGTCTTGTCCGGCACCACGTCCAGATCCGCCGGCGGCAGCATGACCACCGCGGTACCGACCGCCGCACCCGGCGAACCCGGCACGCCGACGAACTTGGCTTCCTGAATGCCTTTGCCCTGACGGCCCAGACCGCGGATGGAACCTGTGGCCTCGGCGTGGGCGATAACGCCGGCAAGCTGCGCGCTCATGGTCACGAGGAAAGCTTCTTCACCTTCGTCGAACTGGCGGCGCTCTTTTTGCTGGATGACCAACACGCCGACGACGCGGCGGTGGTGAATGATCGGTGCGCCGAGGAACGAGGCATAACGCTCTTCACCGGTTTCGGCGAAGTAGCGGTAGCGCGGGTGAACCGAAGCGTTTTCGAGGTTCAGGGGTTCTTCACGCGTGCCGACCAGACCGACCAGACCTTCGTTGGGTGCCATGCTGACCTTGCCGATCGAGCGCTTGTTCAAGCCCTCGGTGGCCATCAGGACGAAGCGGTTGGTCTCGGGATCAAGCAGGTAGACCGAGCAGACCTGGCTGCCCATGGCCTCTTTGACGCGCAACACAATAATCCCCAACGCCGCCTTGAGATCCTTGGCGGAGTTAACTTCCTGGACGATCTTGCGCAGCGTATTGAGCATGGCTCGGGGTCGAACTCCGTCGTCAGTCGCGCGCTAAAAGGCGCGGGGCAAGCTCTTTGAGGGCGCGGCGATACACCTCGCGCTTGAATGTCACCACCTGGCCCAACGGATACCAATAGCTGACCCAGCGCCAGCCATCGAACTCCGGTTTACCGGTCAAATCCATCCGCACCCGCTGCTCGTTGGAGATCAGGCGCAGGAGAAACCATTTCTGTTTCTGGCCGATGCACAGCGGTTGGCTGTGCGTACGCACCAGACGTTGCGGCAAACGATAGCGCAACCAGCCCCGAGTACAGGCCAGTATTTCAACATCTTCACGTTCCAGGCCAACTTCTTCGTTCAGCTCGCGGTACAAGGCGTCTTCCGGCGTCTCTTCAGGGTTGATTCCCCCTTGCGGAAACTGCCAGGCATCTTGATTGATACGGCGAGCCCATAGCACCTGGCCGGCGTCATTCGTCAGAATGATCCCGACATTGGGGCGGAAACCATCGGGGTCGATCACGGCAACAACCTCGCAAACGCATGTCGCCGCATTGTTCCACAAAGGTTGATAAGGCGGCAACGAAGCTTCCTACCTTATGTGCACTCTTGTGAAAAGACCGTATTCTTGTCGCCTTTTTACAGACTTATCAGCGGGTAACTGCAATGCGCCTGGCACTCTTCGATTTGGACAACACCCTTCTGGGCGGCGACAGCGATCACGCCTGGGGCGACTATCTGTGTGAACGCGGCTTCCTCGACCCGATTGCGTACAAAGCGCGCAACGACGAGTTCTATCAGGATTACCTGGCCGGCAAACTGGATAACGCCGCGTACCTGAACTTCTGCCTTGAGATTCTCGGCCGCACCGACATGGCCGTGCTCGAGCAATGGCACAGCGATTACATGCGCGACTGCATCGAACCGATCGTGTTGCCGCAGGCGCTGGAACTGCTGAAAAAGCACCGCGACGCCGGCGACAAACTGGTGATCATCACCGCGACCAACCGCTTCGTCACCGCGCCGATTGCTGTGCGTCTGGGCGTTGAAACCCTGATTGCCACTGAATGTGAAATGGTCGATGGCCGTTACAGCGGGCGCAGCACTGATATTCCTTGCTTCCGCGAAGGCAAGGTGACCCGCCTGAACCGTTGGCTGGAAGAGACCGGGTATTCGTTGGATGACAGCTATTTCTATAGCGATTCGATGAATGATTTGCCGTTGCTGGAGCAGGTGGCGAATCCGGTGGCTGTCGATCCGGATCCGAATCTGCGGGCTGAGGCCGAGAAGCGTGGCTGGCCGGTGATTTCGTTGCGCGGCTGATTATGCCTTCGCGAGCAGGCTCGCTCCCACATTGGATCTGTGTCGTTCACAAATCCCCTGTGGGAGCGAGCCTGCTCGCGAATGGGGTCGACACGGTCTGAAGCCCTAGACAGGCTTGGCACCCATCAAAGCCGCAATGGCGAGAAACCCGATGCCGCTGACAATCGCCAGCGCCAGATTGAATTTCCAGTTGCCAACCCCGCTAGTCCACAGCCGATTAAGTCGCACCAACAGCCACACTGCACTCAACGTGGCCACGGCATAGATCACGCTGGAACCCAGAATCCAGAATTGCCCCAACGGCCAGCCAATCAAATGCACCAGCCACCAGCCAGTGAAGGGCATGCTGAGCATCGCGATCAGCATCAAGCACCAGATAAACAGCCAAGGGCGCTGCATCGTGCTGGCCGGCCCTTCGCTGCGATTACGCCAAGTCAAAGCAGCGAGCCCCAACCCGCTGGCGAGGATCACCACGGTCGCCGCGACGTGAAGAACTTTCAGGGTGGTCAGGGTTTCCATGAATTTCTCTTCCTTGGGCCATGCCCATCAGCGTAGCCGCTCAGCCAAGAAACAGCTGATAGGCCGGGTTCTCGCTTTCATCCCAGTACGGGTAACCGATTTCCTCAAGGGCCGCCGGCACCAGATGACGCTCGTCGTGCGGCACTTGCAGGCCCGCGACCACACGGCCATCGGCAGCGCCGTGGTTGCGGTAATGGAACATCGAAATGTTCCAGCGCCCACCGAGCTTATTAAGGAAGTTGAACAGCGCCCCCGGACGTTCCGGGAACTCGAAGCGGAACACCACTTCATCAATCACGTGCGCCGCGTGCCCGCCGACCATGTGGCGGATGTGCAGCTTGGCCAGTTCGTTGTCGGTCAGGTCGACGACCGGGAAACCCTGCTCGGTCAGGCTCGCCAGCAGTGCGCTGCGCGGGTCGTTGTCCGGGTGGGTCTGCACGCCGACGAAAATGTGCGCTTCGCTGCCGGTGTTGTATCGGTAATTGAATTCAGTGATCTGGCGCTTGCCGACGGCCTCGCAGAACGCCTTGAAGCTGCCGGCCTTCTCCGGGATGGTCACGGCGATGATCGCTTCACGACCCTCACCCAGTTCGGCGCGCTCGGCAACATGACGCAGGCGGTCGAAGTTGACGTTGGCACCGGAGTCGATGGCCACGAAAGTCTGGCCACTGACGCCGCGCAACTCGACGTATTTCTTGATCCCGGCCACGCCTAAAGCACCGGCAGGTTCGGTGATCGAGCGGGTATCGTCGTAGATATCTTTAATTGCTGCGCAGATCTCGTCGGTGCTGACAGTGATCACTTCATCGACATAGTCTTTGCAGATGTCGAAGGTGTGCTGACCGATCTGTGCCACCGCCACGCCGTCGGCGAAGATGCCCACGGTCGGCAGCACCACGCGCTCACCGGCGGCCATCGCCGCTTGCAAGCAGTTGGAATCGTCCGGCTCGACGCCGATGACTTTGATGTCCGGACGCAGGTATTTGACGTACGCGGCGATGCCAGCGATCAGACCGCCGCCGCCGACCGGAACAAAAATCGCGTCCAGCGGCTGCGGGTGCTGGCGCAGAATCTCCATCGCCACGGTGCCCTGCCCGGCAATGGTGTGCGGATCGTCGTACGGATGGATGTAAACGTAGCCTTTTTCATCGACCAGTTTCAGCGAGTAGGCCAGGGCTTCCGGGAACGAATCACCGTGCAGCACCACTTTGCCGCCGCGCGAACGCACGCCTTCGACTTTGATCTCGGGGGTGGTCTTGGGCATGACGATGGTGGCTTTTACGCCCAGCACTTTCGCCGCCAGGGCCAGGCCCTGCGCATGGTTGCCCGCCGACGCGGTGACCACGCCACGGGCGCGTTCTTCATCGCTCAGTTGCGTCAGTTTGTTGTAGGCGCCGCGAATCTTGAACGAGAACACTGGCTGCAAGTCTTCGCGCTTGAGCCAAATGTCGTTGCCCAGCCGCTCGGAGAGCTGGCGAGCGTTCTGCAGCGGGGTTTCTACGGCAACGTCATAAACGCGCGAGGTGAGGATCTTTTTGACGTACTGTTCGAGCATCGGAAAGCATCACTGAGCGGTTGAGCGGGACCGAGGAGTCTAACCCGGCTTTTGCCCGCACGACCACACGAATCCAGAGGTTTTAGCCGCGCTTGCGGCTATAATGCCGGCCTTTCCGTTCTCACCTTGCCCGCTTCCGGAGCCCGCATGACCCAGGATCAACTCAAACAGGCAGTGGCTCAGGCCGCCGTCGACTTCATCCTTCCGAAACTCGACGACAAGAGCATTGTCGGGGTCGGCACCGGCTCCACCGCCAACTGCTTCATCGACGCCCTGGCCCAGCACAAGGGCGCGTTCGATGGCGCGGTGGCCAGTTCCGAAGCTACCGCCGCGCGCCTCAAGGGCCACGGAATTCCGGTGTATGAGCTGAACACCGTCAGCGACCTGGAGTTCTACGTTGATGGCGCCGACGAAAGCGATGCGCACCTGAACCTGATCAAGGGCGGCGGCGCCGCACTGACCCGCGAGAAGATCGTCGCGGCTGTGGCCAAGACCTTCATCTGCATCGCCGACGCCAGCAAATTGGTACCGGTGCTGGGCGAGTTCCCGCTGCCGGTCGAAGTGATCCCGATGGCGCGCAGCCATGTCGCTCGCCAACTGGTGAAACTGGGCGGCGACCCGGTGTACCGCGAAGGCGTGCTGACCGACAACGGCAACATCATTCTCGACGTGTTCAACCTGCAGATCACCAACCCGGTGGAGCTGGAAGCGCAGATCAATGCAATCGTCGGCGTGGTGACCAATGGCCTGTTCGCGGCGCGTCCGGCGGATCTGTTGTTGCTGGGCACTAGCGAAGGCGTGAAAACCCTCAAGGCTGAGTAATCCCAGACTGCCCGAAATTAATGGGCAGACGAAATACCCCTGCAGGAGTGAGCCTGCTCGCGATAGCGGTGGATCAGTTGATATTGATGTCGACTGACACACCGCTATCGCGAGCAGGCTCACTCCTACAATGGTTTTGTGGTGCTGGTTAGTTCGGCGTTGGTTTTTTGAAGACGTAAAACAGGTTCGGCTCACTGACCAGATACAACGCCCCGTCATCATCCATGGCAATGCCTTCTGCCTGCGGCACGGTTTTCTTCAAACCCTGCCGACCGCCACTGATGGACATCGTGCTCAACGGTCGTCCACCGACATCCAGTTCCAGAATCAATCTCGACTCATCCGACAGCGCCAACAAATGGCCGCTGCGCTCGTCGTATTGCAGGCTCGACAGATCGCGCACGAACATCCCGGCATCGCGCTTGGGGTCGTTGATCACATGCACCGCGTAGGATTTCTCCGGATTGAAGTGCGGAAAGCCGTGCACTTCGTAGATCAGCATCGGGTTGCGTTCTTTCGCGACAAACAGGCGCTTGCCCACCGAGTCATACGCCAGGCCTTCAAAACCCTTGTTGCTGGCCATATGCACGCCAAGGGTCATCTGCTCGGCATCATCTGCGTCGAGGAACGTGGTGTCTGCTTCCAGGTGAATCTTGATCAACCGCTGCTGACGCTCATCAGTGATCACGTAGGTGTCGGCGCTGATGAACTCGACGGCTTCCGGATCGCCGAAACCAATCAGGGCGATGCGCCGCAGGATCTGGCCTTCGAGCGACAGTTCGACCAGTTCGGAATTCTTGTTGGTCACGGTGAACAGGCTTTTGCGCACCGGATCGAAGGTCAGCGCCGAGACATCGTCGTCCAGCCCGTCAATCACCCGCGCTTCAATCTCGACGCGATACTGATCCAGCGCAATCGACTCGCTACTCTGCGGTTGCCACAGGGTGTGCAAGTTAAACCAGGCGCGCTCGAACAGGCGCATGTATTGGCCGATCGCGATCAACGCGATCAGGGCAATCACCGACAGGATGATCATCAGGGGTTTGGGACGGGCAAGTCGACGCATTCGGATGAGCTCGGGATCAAAACAGGCGGATGAAATATCACGCCCGTCTGAACTGAAGCTTAATGGCCACTTGCCTGTCAGGACAATCAGACTTGTCTGAAATTGCCGCGAGGACAGTTATTACTGTTTTTCGAAGCGATAGAACAGGTTCGGCTCGCTGACCATGTACAGCGTACCCGCTTCATCCATGGTCACGCCTTCGGCGCGGGGAATGGTGTTTTTCAGGCCATTGAAACCGCCGAGAAGGGTCATGAAGCTTACCTGCTCGCCCTTCTCGTCCAGCTCCAGCAGCAGATGTGAGTCGGCGGACAGCACCAGTGTGTGCTGGGTGCGCGGGTCAATCGCCAAGGCCGAGAGGTTGCGAATATCCAGTTCATCACTGGCGAGTTTTTGCTTGTCGCCCTTGAGGGTCTGGCTGCCATCGCTTTTCCAGGTGAACAGCGCCGGTGGCCGCTCCTCACCGAGCAGCAATTGCTGATTATGGGAATCCCAGGTAATGGCTTCGAAGGCTTTGTTCTGATCTTTCGACGGGCCGAGATCGTATTTCGGGAAGTCGGCGATGTGCAATTCGCGGGTGTCGGCATCGACTTTGACGATCGACAGCATGTGCTGGCGCTCATCGACGATGGCCATCAGGCCATTTTCCATGACGGTCAGGCCTTCCGGATTGCTCCAGCCCACCAGCGGCATCTTGCGCAGTACATCGCCCTGCAAAGTGAGTTCAGCGAGAAACGGGTTCTTGCCCATCACCGAGAAGAGCGTTTTGGTCTGCGGGTTGTACGCCAGATCCGAGGCCTCGTCCTTCTCCATACCGGTCAACGGCTTGGCATCGATCACCACCCGGTAGTCCGGCAGCCAGATACTTTCCTTCTGCTCGGTCTGGCTTTCGAAGCGTTCCTGCAGCCAAAGCACACCGCGATCATCCCAATGCATGGCAAACGCCACGGCATAAGCGGCGGCAATCACCAGCAAGAGCCAGACATACCAACGCAGGGCGAAACGTGAACGGCGGGTGGGTTTGAGCTGAGTTTGAGATGACATCGAGGGACGCGTTCCGAAAATTCAGGCTATGGGTAATAGCACAAAGAGGCCGGCTCAGACGCCAGAATGAGAGGAATTATCCGTACAGGATGTGAAAAAAACGGCAAATGGCGGGATTGCCCTGCACGCTTGCAAGGTGGATCACACAAATGTGGGAGCGAGCCTGCTCGCGAAGACGGAGTGTCAGGCAACGATGATGTCGACTGACCTGGCGCCTTCGCGAGCAGGCTCGCTCCCACAGGGGATTTGCGGCGTGGCGGTTAGCGCACGTTGCTGGTGAAGCTGCTCGCGCCAACCAGTTCGAGGACGATGTCATCGCCCACGCTCAGCGGGCCAACACCCACCGGCGTACCGGTGAGGATCACGTCACCGGCCTGCAGCGAGAAGCAGCCGGCCATGTGCTGGATCATCGGCACGATAGGGTTGAGCATCGCGCTGCTGTTGCCGTCCTGACGCACTTCGCCGTTGATGGTCAGGCGAATGCCTATGTCGGTCAGGTCAGCAAAGGTGCTGCCAACCACGAACGGCGCAATCACCGCCGCGCCGTCGAACGACTTGGCGATTTCCCACGGCAGGCCCTTGGCTTTCAGCTCCGCCTGCTTGTCGCGCAGGGTCAGGTCCAGCGCCGGGGCGAAACCGGAGATCGCATCGAGCACTTCTTCACGGCTCGGTTTGGTCGACAACGGCTTGCCGATCAACACAGCGATTTCCGCCTCGTAGTGCACAGAACCGCGTTCGGTCGGAATGGCGAAACCGCCTTCCAGCTCGACCACGCAACTGCCCGGCTTGATGAACAGCAACGGCTCGGTAGGCACCGGGTTGTCCAGTTCCTTGGCGTGTTCGGCGTAATTACGGCCAATGCACACGACTTTCCCGATCGGGAAGTGGATGCGCGTGCCGTCGACGTACTGGTGCTGATAGCTCATTTACCGACTCCTGCCTTCATTGATTCATCAAAGATTGTCGATCAAACCGCGAAAATCTTGCCCGGGTTCATGATGCCGTTCGGGTCGAACACCGCTTTCACCGCTTTCATGTACTCGATCTCGACCGGGGAGCGGCTGTAGGTCAAGTAATCGCGTTTGGTCATGCCCACGCCGTGCTCGGCGGAGATCGAACCGTTGTACTTCTCGACGGTTTCAAACACCCACTTGTTGACGGTCGCGCACTTGGCGAAGAACTCGTCCTTGCTCAGGTTATCCGGCTTGAGGATGTTCAAGTGCAGGTTGCCGTCGCCGATGTGGCCGAACCAGACGATTTCGAAATCCGGGTAGTGTTCACCGACGATCGCGTCAATTTCCTTTAGAAATGCTGGCACTTTCGACACAGTGACCGAGATGTCGTTCTTGTACGGCGTCCAGTGCGAGATGGTTTCGGAGATGTATTCGCGCAGCTTCCACAGGTTCTGCAGCTGGGTTTCGCTCTGGCTCATCACGCCATCCAGCACCCAGCCCTGCTCGACGCAGTGCTCGAAAGTTTCCAGTGCGCTGTTGGCCACTTCTTCGGTGGTCGCTTCAAATTCCAGTAATGCGTAGAACGGGCAATCGGTTTCGAATGGCGCCGGAACGTCGCCTCGGCCCATGACTTTAGCCAAGGCTTTATCAGAGAAGAATTCGAACGCGGTCAGATCGAGTTTGCCCTGGAAGGCGTGCAGCACCGGCATGATCGAGTCGAAATCGGCGGTGCCGAGGACCATCGCGGTGAGGTTTTTCGGCGCACGATCCAGACGCATGGTCGCTTCGACGACGAAACCGAGGGTGCCTTCAGCGCCGATGAACAGCTGACGCAAGTCGTAACCGGTGGCGTTCTTGATCAGGTCTTTGTTCAGTTCGAGCACGTCGCCCTTGCCGGTGACGACTTTCATGCCGGCCACCCAGTTGCGGGTCATGCCGTAGCGAATCACTTTGATCCCGCCGGCATTGGTGCCGATATTCCCGCCAATCTGACTGGAACCTGCCGAA comes from Pseudomonas sp. RU47 and encodes:
- a CDS encoding DUF2269 family protein — translated: METLTTLKVLHVAATVVILASGLGLAALTWRNRSEGPASTMQRPWLFIWCLMLIAMLSMPFTGWWLVHLIGWPLGQFWILGSSVIYAVATLSAVWLLVRLNRLWTSGVGNWKFNLALAIVSGIGFLAIAALMGAKPV
- the ptsP gene encoding phosphoenolpyruvate--protein phosphotransferase — its product is MLNTLRKIVQEVNSAKDLKAALGIIVLRVKEAMGSQVCSVYLLDPETNRFVLMATEGLNKRSIGKVSMAPNEGLVGLVGTREEPLNLENASVHPRYRYFAETGEERYASFLGAPIIHHRRVVGVLVIQQKERRQFDEGEEAFLVTMSAQLAGVIAHAEATGSIRGLGRQGKGIQEAKFVGVPGSPGAAVGTAVVMLPPADLDVVPDKTITDINAELALFKTAIEGVRADMRALSAKLATQLRPEERALFDVYLMMLDDASLGSEITTVIKTGQWAQGALRQVVTEHVNRFELMDDAYLRERASDVKDLGRRLLAYLQEERQQNLVYPEKTILVSEELTPAMLGEVPEGTLVGLVSVLGSGNSHVAILARAMGIPTVMGLVDLPYAKVDGIEMIVDGTRGEVYTNPSEVLRKQFAEVVEEEKQLALGLDTLRDLPCVTLDGHRMPLWVNTGLLADVARAQKRGAEGVGLYRTEVPFMINQRFPSEKEQLAIYREQLAAFHPQPVTMRSLDIGGDKSLSYFPIKEDNPFLGWRGIRVTLDHPEIFLVQTRAMLKASEGLNNLRILLPMISGTHELEEALHLIHRAWGEVRDEGTDVPMPPIGVMIEIPAAVYQTKELARMVDFLSVGSNDLTQYLLAVDRNNPRVADLYDYLHPAVLQALQTVVRDAHAEGKPVSICGEMAGDPAAAVLLMAMGFDSLSMNATNLPKVKWMLRQVNLSKAQELLAELMTIDNPQVIHSSLQLALKNLGLSKMHPPAVVKAL
- a CDS encoding RNA pyrophosphohydrolase, which gives rise to MIDPDGFRPNVGIILTNDAGQVLWARRINQDAWQFPQGGINPEETPEDALYRELNEEVGLEREDVEILACTRGWLRYRLPQRLVRTHSQPLCIGQKQKWFLLRLISNEQRVRMDLTGKPEFDGWRWVSYWYPLGQVVTFKREVYRRALKELAPRLLARD
- a CDS encoding sulfite exporter TauE/SafE family protein, whose product is MEFLLYLALGACAGVLAGLFGVGGGIIIVPVLVFSFTLQGFDQSILTHLAVGTSLATIIFTSVNAVREHHRRGAVRWPIFMWMAVGILLGAGFGALTAEAISGPHLQKIIGVFALIISVQLALDIKPKASRTVPGKLGLTVAGSIIGWASAIFGVGGGSLTVPFLTWRSVPMQQAVATSSACGLPIALVSALSFMILGWHDPLLPPHSLGFVYLPALLGIALTSMVFARIGARLAHRLSPRLLKRLFAALLFSVGVSFLL
- a CDS encoding histidinol-phosphatase, whose product is MRLALFDLDNTLLGGDSDHAWGDYLCERGFLDPIAYKARNDEFYQDYLAGKLDNAAYLNFCLEILGRTDMAVLEQWHSDYMRDCIEPIVLPQALELLKKHRDAGDKLVIITATNRFVTAPIAVRLGVETLIATECEMVDGRYSGRSTDIPCFREGKVTRLNRWLEETGYSLDDSYFYSDSMNDLPLLEQVANPVAVDPDPNLRAEAEKRGWPVISLRG
- a CDS encoding SdiA-regulated domain-containing protein — encoded protein: MRRLARPKPLMIILSVIALIALIAIGQYMRLFERAWFNLHTLWQPQSSESIALDQYRVEIEARVIDGLDDDVSALTFDPVRKSLFTVTNKNSELVELSLEGQILRRIALIGFGDPEAVEFISADTYVITDERQQRLIKIHLEADTTFLDADDAEQMTLGVHMASNKGFEGLAYDSVGKRLFVAKERNPMLIYEVHGFPHFNPEKSYAVHVINDPKRDAGMFVRDLSSLQYDERSGHLLALSDESRLILELDVGGRPLSTMSISGGRQGLKKTVPQAEGIAMDDDGALYLVSEPNLFYVFKKPTPN
- the ilvA gene encoding threonine ammonia-lyase, biosynthetic; protein product: MLEQYVKKILTSRVYDVAVETPLQNARQLSERLGNDIWLKREDLQPVFSFKIRGAYNKLTQLSDEERARGVVTASAGNHAQGLALAAKVLGVKATIVMPKTTPEIKVEGVRSRGGKVVLHGDSFPEALAYSLKLVDEKGYVYIHPYDDPHTIAGQGTVAMEILRQHPQPLDAIFVPVGGGGLIAGIAAYVKYLRPDIKVIGVEPDDSNCLQAAMAAGERVVLPTVGIFADGVAVAQIGQHTFDICKDYVDEVITVSTDEICAAIKDIYDDTRSITEPAGALGVAGIKKYVELRGVSGQTFVAIDSGANVNFDRLRHVAERAELGEGREAIIAVTIPEKAGSFKAFCEAVGKRQITEFNYRYNTGSEAHIFVGVQTHPDNDPRSALLASLTEQGFPVVDLTDNELAKLHIRHMVGGHAAHVIDEVVFRFEFPERPGALFNFLNKLGGRWNISMFHYRNHGAADGRVVAGLQVPHDERHLVPAALEEIGYPYWDESENPAYQLFLG
- the rpiA gene encoding ribose-5-phosphate isomerase RpiA; translation: MTQDQLKQAVAQAAVDFILPKLDDKSIVGVGTGSTANCFIDALAQHKGAFDGAVASSEATAARLKGHGIPVYELNTVSDLEFYVDGADESDAHLNLIKGGGAALTREKIVAAVAKTFICIADASKLVPVLGEFPLPVEVIPMARSHVARQLVKLGGDPVYREGVLTDNGNIILDVFNLQITNPVELEAQINAIVGVVTNGLFAARPADLLLLGTSEGVKTLKAE
- a CDS encoding NRDE family protein, with the translated sequence MCLIVFAWRPGDAQPLIVAANRDEFYARPSLPLAQWPEAPHVHAGRDLEAGGTWLGIGANGRFAALTNIRDPQQAPARKSRGELVARFLTGDASIDDYLSDVVGRSAEYAGFNLLLGNSHELWHFNARLSEPVMLESGVYGLSNAGLDTPWPKLLKAKAGLSAVLDDPQPQNLLDLLSDAQTAPEAELPDTGVGLATETLLSSVFIASQSYGTRASTALVVQADGSRRMVERSFGPYGGHLGEVEIKA